The Ruminococcaceae bacterium R-25 genomic interval ATCTTAGACATTATCACGAACTTTATCCTTGTATGGAACCTCAACAAGATCTCGGTAGGAGTTCTCTTCCTTCTCGTTTCCTGGATGACATGGAAGTTCATCCAGTTCATTAAGAACCCCGAAAAGTTCGTCCTGGTAGAGAAAGTCGAGCTCTACACTTATCTGCAGGAATCGACGATGCTCTTAACTATCGTCTGCTTCATAATATTCGGAAAGATCTGAAATGTACGGCTCTAAGATCGACAATCTCATAAAGCTTCGTGACAACGGATTTAATGTTCCGGCGTTTACTGTTGTGCCTTATGAAGATGCGGTCAAAGGAGACCTTCAGTTTGATATGCCTTCTTCGGGAAAACTCTTTTCCGTAAGAAGTTCGGCAAATGTTGAAGACGGCGAATTCCAGAGCTTTGCAGGACAGTTTGATACATTCCTTAATGTCCCTGGCGAAAACGTAAAGGACAAGATAAAAGAGATCATCTCATCACTTAACAGCGACGGCGTAAAAGCATATTGCGAAAAGAGCGGCACCGATATTTCCGACATAAAGATGAACATCATAGTCCAGGACATGATCGATTCTGATATCGCAGGAGTTCTCTTTACAGCCAACCCGCAGGGTATCTTAAATGAGAGTGTCATAACGGTCGGAAGAGGCCTTGGCGAAGGCATCGTGTCCTCAAAAGTTGATACGACATCTTACTACTATAACCTCACTGACAGGATCTGTTATTTCGAAGGAAAAGAAGACCTTTTAGATCAGGACAAGATCGAAGAACTGATCGGAATCTCCAATAAAATGAAGACCATTTTCGGCGAATATCTTGATATCGAATTTGCTGTTAAGAACGGCGTCATTTATATCCTTCAGGTGCGCCCGATCACAACGCTTAAGGCAGACGATCCGCTCATCATGGATAACAGCAATATCGTTGAAAGCTATCCGGGTATTTCATCGCCTCTTACGACTTCGTTCGTCGACTTGGTTTACAGCGGAGTATTTAAAGGTGTCTGCAGAAGGGTCCTAAAAAACGACAAAGAATTAAACAAGCACGAAGACGTTTTCCTCAACATGACAGGACATGTTAACGGACGCGTTTACTATAAGATCAGCAACTGGTATACCGTAATCAAATTCCTGCCGATGAGCAAGAAGATAATACCTGTCTGGCAGGAGATGATGGGCGTCAGAAATAAGGCCTATAACGAAGACGATGTAAAGGTCGGATTTTTCACGCGTATCGGAACATATTTCAATTCAGTGTATGAGCTCTGCGCGGTTCCGAAGAACATGAAAAAGCTCAATGAGAAATTCATCGTGATCAATGATGATTTCTATAAAAAGTTCGATACGTCTTTATCGCCTGCAGAACTCGTTGCGCTATTCAACGATGTAAAGGTAAAACTTTTCGA includes:
- a CDS encoding pyruvate,water dikinase, coding for MYGSKIDNLIKLRDNGFNVPAFTVVPYEDAVKGDLQFDMPSSGKLFSVRSSANVEDGEFQSFAGQFDTFLNVPGENVKDKIKEIISSLNSDGVKAYCEKSGTDISDIKMNIIVQDMIDSDIAGVLFTANPQGILNESVITVGRGLGEGIVSSKVDTTSYYYNLTDRICYFEGKEDLLDQDKIEELIGISNKMKTIFGEYLDIEFAVKNGVIYILQVRPITTLKADDPLIMDNSNIVESYPGISSPLTTSFVDLVYSGVFKGVCRRVLKNDKELNKHEDVFLNMTGHVNGRVYYKISNWYTVIKFLPMSKKIIPVWQEMMGVRNKAYNEDDVKVGFFTRIGTYFNSVYELCAVPKNMKKLNEKFIVINDDFYKKFDTSLSPAELVALFNDVKVKLFDCWDVTLLNDMYSFIFTGLLKSRMKKKYKKDDNEINDYISGISDIESMKPVIEITRLALQKDDMSEEEFAKAKKEYIKLYGDRNLEELKLESRTFRSNPELLDWRINQYRKDMQRLESTWDSFNKEKNTEDKYDALTRFYVKKSSLGIYNREISRLNRSRIYGIVRLIIDALGAKYKEQGLIEKAHDIYYMKIDEALGLASDPHDMRKTVSDRKDQYKLYRELPPYSRLIFSEGPFNKRHTNVNRYHKKFNDNELSGVPCSGGICEGEALVITDVNDTGDVKDKILITKMTDPGWVFLLTQAKGVISEKGSLLSHTAIISREIGIPSIVGVKDLMDTVQSGDIIRMNGDKGKIEIVKRSSNT